Proteins from a genomic interval of Acomys russatus chromosome 19, mAcoRus1.1, whole genome shotgun sequence:
- the Anhx gene encoding anomalous homeobox protein, with protein MQNFLRLLRAHEDSHSLPQKLVTFAGKLCQDLQHNFVQVMSLVKAILESRHRRHLLDSADVALVCVRVLVQQEQYLPAIQILEGCRVPGRTQELVQLWNDIHYHLTMGKLGVTMLSPVQKFRCRKRNPAPTNLCPEGPKNRNFLPGIRRHLHNFATSVGVYPKKAQLEKLALETSLTPEQVYNWFANYRRRQKAHPLRIQRAREATSGVSSAKESGPGPLQLPGNHPKSATVSQCSNTSVSSVATPESWRMPHALSSSKEVFLHTGQPNHRNQLNSGMDRDDATMPVAIAAVRDPSHAVKPRVAGIRIDACHKFPRLFLTYVY; from the exons ATGCAGAACTTCCTAAGGCTACTGAGGGCGCATGAGGACAGCCACTCTCTCCCACAAAAGCTGGTGACTTTTGCAGGCAAGCTGTGTCAGGACCTTCAACATAACTTCGTTCAAGTAATGTCTTTGGTGAAAGCCATTCTGGAGAGCCGGCACCGTCGGCATCTGCTAGACAGTGCGGATGTGGCGTTGGTGTGTGTCCGGGTCCTGGTCCAACAGGAGCAGTACCTTCCAGCCATCCAGATTTTAGAG GGGTGTAGGGTGCCAGGACGCACCCAGGAGCTGGTCCAACTCTGGAATGACATTCACTACCACCTGACCATGGGAAAGCTAGGTGTCACCATGCTGAGCCCGGTGCAGAAGTTCCGTTGCAGGAAGAG GAACCCAGCGCCCACAAACCTCTGCCCTGAGGGCCCGAAGAACCGGAACTTCCTCCCAGGGATTCGGCGCCACCTGCACAATTTTGCCACAAGTGTGGGTGTTTATCCCAAGAAGGCCCAGCTG GAGAAACTGGCTTTGGAGACCAGCCTGACTCCTGAGCAGGTGTACAACTGGTTTGCCAACTACCGACGGCGTCAGAAGGCTCATCCCCTGCGCATTCAAAGAGCCCGGGAAGCCACATCAGGAGTCTCCAGTGCAAAGGAGAGTGGTCCTGGACCATTGCAGCTCCCAGGAAACCATCCTAAGTCTGCAACTGTGTCTCAGTG CAGCAATACGTCTGTTTCTTCTGTGGCTACCCCTGAATCATGGAGGATGCCCCATGCGCTGTCATCCTCCAAGGAAGTTTTCCTCCACACGGGGCAACCAAACCATAGAAACCAGCTGAACTCTGGGATGGATCGTGATGATGCCACCATGCCAGTGGCCATTGCTGCCGTCCGTGATCCCAGCCATGCAG TGAAACCCAGAGTGGCTGGAATCCGGATAGACGCCTGCCACAAATTTCCCAGATTATTCCTCACTTATgtctactag